The nucleotide sequence GTCATTGTAGAAACTATACGCATCTTCTATTGTTTTGAATTTTATGCCTAGCTGTGGAACATGCCTGCTAGCATGTTCGTGAGACAAACGCTCAGCTGCCATAATACTTTGGCTTTCAATCTGAATTGCCCTGAGCTCTTCTTCATCTTGTTCTTCACTTGCTACTAGATGTTGTTTTGTCATGTTGCCCTCTGTATCTTGCTCTCCTTCACTGCCTTGTCCATCTTGTCTTTCCTCATGTACCATGTTTtcttcatttgcaaactctggtacTGCTTCTGATTCTTCATTTCGCAGGCTGTCTACATCACCTTGTGGTGGCTCATAGATTCTGTTGGTAGTGATGAACATCCGGTTCTGTTTTCACCGGTAAGGAAAAAGGTGTACTGTTAGATATTTTATCTTGTATTGTAGCAAACAAAGTAATTTAGCTGTATATGTAGAGAACAAGTAAATACCTCTAGTGGAAATGGCTCATTGAGTATGTCCATGAAACTTCCTGTTATTTCAGATGACAAAAATTCTTCATAATTCTGATTTGAAGATTTAGCCTGAGCTATGACTTGGTTCATAAGGCTTGTATAGCTTGATCCGCCCTGTGATAGTACATAACTTGTTCCTCCTGGTGACATGATCTCCTGCAAATTTTGGGGTTCACCATTACAATAAAATCTTAGTTCTTTTGTTAGTAcccatttttttcaaaaaaattgtgAAATGCGAGTTTTAGGAATCTCACTTCTTGTCTCTGTATTTCTTGTTCTTGTCCatagctgctgtagttcactgGTGGTATTGAGCTCTGCTATTACAGCATGAGGTCAGTCAAATGCCAAGGAGATAGAGAGGAAGATAAAGTAGTGGAATGACACATTGAAGCAAGACAAAGTAAGTCAAACTTGTAGTGCCTGctgcattattattattatagcacAGGGTTTGATGAACTTATATATGTCACATTGACAATATGTGTTATAAGTTGAATTCCTTTTTACCTCATGAGTATTGTTGGCATTTTCAATGTTTGTATGAAACATGTAGCTCTCAGGATTGAATTCCACTTCTCTTTCGAACGCACCCTGCATATGAAGAAGACTATCCTGTCCATAACTGTTGTATTCCAGTAGTGCTGATGAACTATCCTGTTCattacaaacaaacaaaaaaaaactcaaatATCAGTAGTTGCAATTAGGAATAGTCTAAATTACAAGTTTGTAGCATTGAAAATGTAGCTTAATATGTAATAACTGCAATTTTTATTTACCTGATTAGTATAATTGGGGTTTACAATGTTTGAATCAAAATTGTACTAACTTTGAATATTGGCTTCTAAATCTCTTGCTAAAGCACTCTGCATATATTAAgataaactgattagtgaaagCAACATTACCAAAGCACTCTGCATATAATAAGATAAATAAATTTTTCAAACCTGTTCACAATGTATGTTAGCTGTTATCTCTGATAATTGTGTAAGTTCCAGTCCAGTGTCATCACATCCAATACCCATTTCCCTTAAGAAGTCTTCATCTCCTATTTGATGCAGTCGTTTGTTGTGAACCTGCATAAACATGCAACAAACTGTTATTTTTAGGTGTAAGAAGATCTTTTGCATTGCAGTCAGCCAGTGGGCAGTGACATTTGTGGTGGTCATCTAAACTTACAACCAAAACAAACAAGCAAAAAAGAAGGGTGTCTGCTTCTATTGCAATTCTGTCATGTGCAAGGAATTCCACAAGCTGATCAATTTGTGATCAAGTTGCCTCTGAGTTCTTTACAAGTTTCCCCAAAATCCTATACAAGTTACCTCTAAATCCTATACTAGTTGTCTCTGAATTCTATACAAGTTGCCCCTAAATTCTATACAAGTTGCCTAGGTtcataacacattgttcttgtagGCATCAACCACCATGTAGGCATGGATCCCACTAGATTTGTAAAATCTAAATCGGGTTGACAAGTGTACTATACTTTGGATAACTATAGACCTATAGCAACAGCAACAAAGAAGACAGAAGCAAGATGGTTACGGTTCAGGTGTTTCAGTGAACTGATACAATGAGAAAAAGGAGATGAAGGCAAGAAATAGAATAATCTTGCTGGTTAGTACCTTTTTCCTAGGCAGATCATATCCTTtgcccttgttcatcttcttgtgtTTTACCTGTGCATTTATTCTTTAATTTTCGCTCCTCTCCACTATAATTCCTCTTCTAGATCCAGATTGATTGGGGTTTTTCTTTCTTGCTGGAGGGTGTAGTGGCAGAGCTGTAATTTGTGAACTGTTCAATTGGGCCGAATAGCTGTTTTGTGGGCCGAATGAGTAGTTATTTGATATAGCGGGTATCGGATCTTGCACCCGTTAAGGTTTGGCGGGCCCGGTAGCTGCTTTGGTGGTTCATTTGTGGACCCGTTTTGTTGCCTGCTACAGAGAAACAACAGAGAACAGATCTAACCCTTAGATGAAGATCCAAGGGCCTTGGACGTCGTCTGAGATGGTTGATATATTTCAGACGACTAAAATATAGCAACTCCCTTTTTTTAATGTTTTTTTGCCGTATATTTTTGCATGTGGGTGGGTACGTAGGATTTAGTTTGGTAAGGATAAGGATTTGAAATAGGACCGTGGTTTTTTTTACGTTTTTTTTGCTGTATATTTttggaaactttttttttttttgacgtggGTTCTTTTACCGTATAAGCGCCGGGGCGGGGGAAGCCGACGATACTCTTCGTTATTTTTTTGGTGGTATAATATAAGTGTTTATGTGGGATGCCGCGTCATAGCTAAATTTATATTCAAAATTCGTTGTAAAGCGGATTGCCAGCTCCTAAAGCATTGCAAGCTTTTTCTAGCACGCAATTTTTTTTATCTCTATTCGGCTAATCTAGGCATAGTTTTTTGTAATGAAAAAAGTAATATCAGGCAACACACCAATTATTATCGATAATAATTCCTTGAAACCCGGTGCCTTTTTCTAGCGGGGAGGAGGCAGGCGGTAGCGGAATCTGGCACCGGCCATTACGTCCCCTCCCGCCGCTTCCTCCTCCCTGCCCTCCCTTTCCCCAGATCCGAAGCCATTAAACCAGCGGATCTCGCCTCGGGGCGCGGCCGCGGCATCCGGGCAGGCGAGTGGTGGAGTCAGCAGCCATGAGATGGTATGCATCGGTAGCCTCCTGAGGGCGCTGGTTCTGCGTGCGGCGGCATCTGCGGGCAGGCGCCGGGGGCCCAGGATCCTGTGTGGCCGCGCGGCGGATGTGCGCGTGACGCCCCGGCACGGACACGGACACGGCTGGCGCGGGTTCCGGGCGGTCACGGGAAGGATGATGCTGGACTCCTCTGACTCTGCCtctgccgccgcagccgccgccgcggagGCGGGGGCCGGGGCGGTGGCGGGGCAGGTGCAGCCGCAGCGCCGCGCGGTGGGGGCCGTGCCCCAGGCGCACGACGGCGGCTACGCCAGCGGCGGATGGGAGAGGTGAGTAATGTAACCTGTCGGCACTTGCATGTCGTGGTGCGGAACGGAGCATCTGAACCGGTTAGAATGCTGCATTTGTGTGCAGTTTTGCATTGTGTTTTGTATTGCCTGCAGTGTAAGAGACTAATTGGCCTGAACACTGAAACATGCAAATGCACCTTGTGCTTTTTGTTACTACAGATGCGTTAGTCATTTGGCACCACATTCTACTATTCCTTGACACACATTAGAACTAAAAAATGATATTATTCTAAGATGTAAGTGAGCGGCTGGTGCCATGCCTTTTTTAGACAGATCGTTCTTTAATAATGAACATAAATGTAGAGtccttttatttattattatggTGTTTTACTTCAATGATGCTGCCTTTTTACCTTCCAGTAAAACCTCTCTATGTTAATTAGTGTGAGTGGTTACTTGTACCACATCAAGGTCATATAGATTATAAACTTAAATATAAGATTTTGGCGACACCATATATCAACCAGTTAATGCGTTTCAGTTTTTCAGTTCTAAATTTATCAAGTTTAAGACttatagtgctaaaactttgtcGCATTTATATGAAAGTTGCTCCTTGTGAACACCTCAATGCAAGTACATGTATTGGTCAACTTCTAGAGCATGACTCTGAGATAGGCTTTTGCAGTTCTATATGTCGCACATAGAGGTCGGCAGATAGCAATATGGTTTGCAAGTTTGCACTCTGATGGCTCAGATAGTCAGATTAAGCAATCAGAATTATCATGTCTTTTTAAGCAAATGGTAGTGTTCATCCGTTTGCATGGGTATTGGTTGGGGTGTTGTGCGCTTGAGTGAGACTGAACCGGCTACAGTTGCCCAAGATCAAGTTATCAAAGTCCTTCAACCTCCATCCCATTTCTGTGCTGTATAGAAAATCAAAAGTTGTAAAGAATGCTGGATGGCATATTTGATTGGCCAAGTACTGCTATGAAAGTATAGCTGCAAATCTTAAAAAGAAGAATATGTATTGAGTCCATTCTGTAATGGTTGTTATAGGTAGAATAGAACTCATTTTTGTTTGAAACATAGTGATACTAGAGCAACAAATATAACATTAACTGTTTGCTTTGTGATCTTATTAGGCTTCAATTCTCTGCAGCATTTGTAGCTAATGTTTACAAATTGTATAGTCAACCCTAGTCGCCATGGGACTGGCCAGGTGACCAGACCAACTAGTAGAGCCTAGTCAGTCCTAGTCGTCCAATATATTCCAGGACATATACATACTATATATACTGTATAGTATAGACAATAAAGCAAGCATCGAGACTACATTAATGGCTGGTTGGTGACTTGAGATTCGATTAATAGCAAGCAAGCAGAGTAGCAACAAGCAAGCAGAGGGGAGTGGCACAGCAAGCAAGCAGGATGCATGGCAAGAAGATGGAGGGAAGGGGCACACTCACCATCAGAGGAGGAGCTCATCTTCCTGGAGCAGCTTCATGAAGAGGGGTGGCAGCTTGAACTGGCAGGCGCAGGGGGGCAGCGCTGGCGCCTGCAGAACGAGGGATGGACTTGTCGGCGGCTTGACCTATTCAGCAGCGGACGAATCATGTGTGGGAGAGGAGGAAACGAGCACGGCCTAGGAAGAGAGGAATCACGCAGTGGGAGGAGTTGTGGCGGTGCGGGAGAAGAGGAACTCCGGCGCCTCCGTTCTCTACCTTTTGGTGAagtcctgggcacacatatgctAGCCCTAACAGGCTATATTTGCAGCCCAATAGCCGACCTCTAAGGCCAGTTGATCTGGCCCATGAAAGAACAGCCTGAGTCAGATGACTAACCACGATTAGGCGACGACTATGTTTCTAGTCAAGCTAGTCGCCTCATTGTCCCTGGTCAACCTGAAGGGATTGATTAGGCCGACTTATCGCGATTAATCGAATAGCTCGTAAATACTGTTTATAGCTTCGAacattgaaattatttattgttgtACAAGAATACCTTTGTTTATCCTTTTCTGCTGTAGACGCACTCTGAGACTCTTGAGTGTTTGGCATGATGCCCTGATTAACacaatgctaaaattgtgacagaGAAGATGGTAAACTGAGTTGTGGATACTCAAGTTTTAGAGGGAAGAGAGCTACAATGGAGGATTTCTATGATGTAAAACTAACTGAAATCGATGGACAAGCTGTTAGCCTGTTTGGTGTTTTTGATGGTATGGACTCCAATCTTGGCCTTTGTTTTTGTGTTTATTTTTTGCTACCatgtttttcttttcaaaatctTGATGATTAGGTCATGGTGGATCACGTGCTGCTGAGTATTTGAGGGAGCACTTGTTTGAGAACCTTCTCAAGCACCCTGATTTCTTGACGGATACAAAGCTTGCTATAAGTAATTTTTCTCTTCAGCTTTACTGTGGACTTCCTGTTGCCATTCTTGTTGGTGCCGCAACATGTTTATCTGCTAAACTTGAAATTTATGAAAAAAAACAGGCGAAACATATCAGAAAACAGATACAGATTTCTTGGAATCGGAAGCAAGCGCTTTCAGGGATGATGGTTCAACAGCATCAACTGCAGTTTTGGTGGGTGACCAtctgtatgttgcaaatgttggtGATTCTCGTGCTGTTATTTCAAAAGCTGGCAAAGGTATTGCATACTGGAAGTAGGTATTTTAAGTAGCATATTTGTATTTCATGTTCATGTCACATTTGTCAGTTGATGTATGGTCTGGTCTATTGAATCTAAATCACGAAGCAAAATCTTGGCATCACTCTGTTCCTCATATCAATATAATATCCAGTTAACCTTTGTTATAGTTAATAGAATCATCCATGACAGTTTGGTTCATAGGGTTTCTCATTGAATTTATGTCACTTAGATTCTGTGCAACCCTGTGAGAAATGCCTGACAGTTCATCTATTTGTTTTTTCTAGCTATGGCACTTTCAGAAGATCACAAACCTAACAGGATTGATGAGCGAAAGAGAATTGAAAATGCTGGTGGTATTGTCATTTGGGCTGGTAAGCATGTGCTCTTCGTTCTTTTATACATTGGGCTAATTTGCTTGCATTAGCTGAAGTTGACAAGGCAGATTGCAAAAGGCTTCTGCTATTCATCTATAGCCATCTGTCTTCCTGGGAGCTTGAACATGAACATGTTAGGTTTCCATACACCCATTCGAGTATTGCTTGGTATCGTAGTGGAGTAGCCTTATTTTTCAagtcatcatttttttctttgaATGATAAACATATCATCTTCTTGATGTGGCATTTTCCCAGGTACTTGGAGGGTAGGTGGTGTATTGGCAATGTCCCGTGCATTTGGCAATCGTTTACTGAAGCCATATGTAGTGGCAGAACCTGAAATTCAGGTGATAAACTGTAATTGATTTTGCAAAAATTCCAAGTATCTTTTGTTGTTAACAACTTAATTTAGGGGAAGCCAGTTTTTTACCAGTTTTGTTACATTAGAATtgcccaaaaaaaaaacaaaaatatatgTTATTCATTATGTGTACAACTAAACCATAGTCCTGAATGCCATTTAACAGTTTATTTATTGACTGCCATTGATATGCAATTGGAAGCAAGAGAAGCTGTACCGTTAATATGTGATTGTTACTATTGCTGGTGCATCAGTTGATAGCTGGGTGCATCAGTTGATAGCTGCTGCAACCATGTATATTTATTTATTGGTTGATCTGTAGAACTTCATTCACAGACATAGGACTTTGGTAATTAATTTTTTTCTAATAAACTGCAGGAAGAACAGGTCAATGGTGAGCTGGAATGCCTGGTTCTTGCTAGTGACGGGCTTTGGGATGTTGTGGAAAATGAGGTAATAACTCTTCCACAATTCAGTCATTCTTCAAAGCAGGCAGTTACTTTTTACGTAAATTTATTTGTATGAAAGCAATCAAGCATCACCTCACTGTTTTTACTGTTTGCTTTGGGGTTACATTCTTATTGCTCACAAAATGGGCAGCTCTGCCCATACTGGTGTCTTCACTTAATTAATAACAATGTTGTTGATGCTTTTATGAAAAAAGGAAGCTGTTTCCCTTGGGAAATCAGAGGAGgcgccagagtctgcagctcggAAATTGACAGAGATTGCTTACTCTCGTGGCAGCGCTGACAATATCACATGCATCGTGGTCCAATTTCAGCATGACAAAACCGGATGAGCCGTGTGGCAGCCAATTTCAGTTGTACCCTGCTTCAGGCTATTATTATCCTGCAAGCCGGGTGGTGGGGTTCTCCCAGATTTACCCTGCTTCAAGCTATTATCATCCTGCAAGCCGGGTGCTGGGGTTTCACTCAGATTTATCGCTCATGTAGCAACTTCCAAGAACTCGTCCCATTGATTCTTTTGTTGTCTTGTAGGAAACATTTGTTCCAACAGCTGTAGTAGACATTTTCCATCTGATAATTTCTAATAAACGTGTGTTTACAATTACTGTTTAGTGGAAATTGGTTTTCCTTTGCCTTATAGAAAATTATTAGGTAAGAGGATTTGTAACCAGTCTGCAATGTGCCATTgctatgtatatatctctaatgGAGTAACCGAAGTTGGGATGACACGAGCGCTAAGATGGTGCAATATGGGTGTGTCCGCCGGCCATCTCCGTCTGCTCCGGCCACAACACGCGAGGAAGGGGAGGGTCTGCCGGTCATCTCCCTCAGCTCCGGCGACCATGTGCGAAAAAGAGGAGGGTTTGCCGGCCATCTTCCTTAGCTCTGGCCACCACACTTTGGCCACCGCGCTGCCTCGCTGCAACACTGGCCCACGTGAGCAGCCACGTCTGGCCGTGCGCGTATCTCTGTACCCCACCACACGTGGATCTCGCTGGTCCGCCGTTGTTGCCCGAATCTCGCGGAGGGAGGTGTCGCCACCCAGATCTCGCGGAGGAGCTGTTCTGCCGCGCgggctaaaagcatctaggcccctagtgggtttcggtgattaatgacaatacaagattattaTGATTAACAcatgttttgtagatgcaatttaagttaggtcacgataaATGATAATTGTTTAGACAATCAATGGTTTTCATACCTCTATCAAAGGATGGacggttaaggatggactagttctaagtgttgattggcgttggagagacacttagagtagtttaggactttatttttcctttgaccatactattaagggggtatgaactagtagcttgacctaggtgagtttaatgtgttaggtgtggtgaacacttgtcaaacttcgcactaggtagctcagggatTGCCTAAAGATCAAGTGGAACAAACCCCTTTTCACAAAGTGTTTGAATTGAAAGTGAATTTGGGGGTTGTTGCTCCGGACTGAGGTTTAGAGCATGGTTCGGACCATGGTAGAGGGTCAAGAGGACACGTGGCACTTCCTGGAAGCTTCTCAGGTGCGCGCTTGGTCCGGACTGAGGGAAATGGGGCATTTGGACTATGTCACTTGGGTCCGGTTGCCTAGGGTCTGTGTTAGGCGCATCCGGACTCGGTGAATAGTATCGGTCCGGACCAATGGTGAGCTCAGTCCGGACTAgtatagaaaggttccagagaggaGAAATGAACTCGGACTCGGTCCAGCGGTCACTTCTAACACACTGGCAACGTTGTTCGTTTTGTGAGGGTCGGACCGAGTTGTGTTGGTTCAGACCATCCCTTTGGGTCCGGTCTGAAGCACAGTAGAAAGGTGTTTTTGACACCAATGGCTAGTGGCTTGTGTGGGAGTACTTATACTTCCCCAACTCGTCCATTCTAGCTCTCTTGCTCATTTGATCAGTTGAGGCAACCATTTGGAGTTCAAGGGAGTGTAAGAGCCTAgtagggtgattgagatttgttaatccaagattaaggacctcattagtgcatatgtAGTAGCaaatgtgcatccacctttctcattaggctttcatgctcaagtgagagtttgtgcttgttactcttggttatcgccatcacctaaacggctcggtggtgattggaagtttagcaatcatctggtggtgattgtggatgacccaactcgtcttgtgagcggttgtgggcgattcaccgcgtcGGGGAgacaaagaatcagcccatagagagcacttggttCTTGCATGGATCGAGGggtagctacacccttgtgcgagtgcttcaatgaggactagtggggagtggtgactctccgatacctcaggaaaacatcgtcgtgttcctttTCCTCTCTTTACATTGAGCATTTATATTCTAGCATTTACTTCGTGTCTTTGTattcttagaattaccatgctagaatAGGATTGGAATTTATGgtgtaaaacttttgtgcggtagaacaaatAGAGAACACTattaggcataaggggtgaaatgggctaagcggTAGAACTTAATTGTTGCGAGAAATTTtagattagcccaattcacctccctcttgggcatcttgatcctttcataggCGATGAGCCCACaccgctgaaaggatcaagatgcccaagagggggggggtgaattgggctaattctaaatttctttgcaataattaaactctacggttagcccaattaaccccttgtgcctagaaagtgtttctattgatctaacgcacaaaagtttagcaccctaagttccaatcctactctagcatggcaattcttagaatgtaaatgacaagaattgaattgctcaaagtaaatgctcaaagtaaagagagaaggaggaacacggtgatgttttaccgaggtatcgaagagtcaccactccccactagtccttgttggagcacctgcacaagggtgtagctcccccttgatccacgcaaggatcaagtgctctctacgggttgattcttcgacactctgtcgcggtgaatcacccacaaccgctcacaacttgagttgggtcatccacaagctccgtcggatgatcaccaagctctccaatcaccaccaagccatcgaggtgatagcgatcaccaagagtagcaagcatgaactctcacttgaccacgacaagcctaatgagaagggtggatgcacactttgctactcttgatctcactaatgagggctctctttgggattctcaaatctcaatcacctcactaggaccttactcttatTGGTACtttcaaatgtgtttctcagttgttggaatgagtaaaagtaccccacacacgagtggaggaagtatttataacataggctgaaaaacaaaccgttatgtgcctctacggggtgaccggacgctccagtcatgttgaccggatgcgccggtcagttcaccccgaactccagtgtttacagagtgaccggacgctggccaacgtccggtcagcactgatcggacgcgttcggtcgagattttccctctggaaccttactggagtcgaccggacgctggccctcagcgtccggtcgcaccagacgaaaacacctcggtcaaatgaactgaccggaccctgagtcagcgtctggtcacactagagccagcgtcctgtcagtatttgaccctccattcacttccaactctcgaacgtacgtgaatgaagtttgctccattagatctaagggctattttggagctacctagtgctagatttagcaagtgtgcaccacacctaactcactagactcacctaggtcaagctacccatccataccccccttaatagtacggc is from Miscanthus floridulus cultivar M001 chromosome 7, ASM1932011v1, whole genome shotgun sequence and encodes:
- the LOC136463095 gene encoding probable protein phosphatase 2C member 13, mitochondrial isoform X1; translated protein: MVCIGSLLRALVLRAAASAGRRRGPRILCGRAADVRVTPRHGHGHGWRGFRAVTGRMMLDSSDSASAAAAAAAEAGAGAVAGQVQPQRRAVGAVPQAHDGGYASGGWEREDGKLSCGYSSFRGKRATMEDFYDVKLTEIDGQAVSLFGVFDGHGGSRAAEYLREHLFENLLKHPDFLTDTKLAISETYQKTDTDFLESEASAFRDDGSTASTAVLVGDHLYVANVGDSRAVISKAGKAMALSEDHKPNRIDERKRIENAGGIVIWAGTWRVGGVLAMSRAFGNRLLKPYVVAEPEIQEEQVNGELECLVLASDGLWDVVENEEAVSLGKSEEAPESAARKLTEIAYSRGSADNITCIVVQFQHDKTG
- the LOC136463095 gene encoding probable protein phosphatase 2C member 13, mitochondrial isoform X2, with amino-acid sequence MEDFYDVKLTEIDGQAVSLFGVFDGHGGSRAAEYLREHLFENLLKHPDFLTDTKLAISETYQKTDTDFLESEASAFRDDGSTASTAVLVGDHLYVANVGDSRAVISKAGKAMALSEDHKPNRIDERKRIENAGGIVIWAGTWRVGGVLAMSRAFGNRLLKPYVVAEPEIQEEQVNGELECLVLASDGLWDVVENEEAVSLGKSEEAPESAARKLTEIAYSRGSADNITCIVVQFQHDKTG